A genome region from Pseudomonas sp. N3-W includes the following:
- a CDS encoding amidase → MTPLEYAEQDAVGLAQLIADRQVSLTEVRSAALSAINALNPRINAVIETWEDEPLPASGPLKGVPMLVKDLGLTVRHRRNELGSRLARGCIAEADSELMTRFRRAGLLTLGRTTTPELAASTTTENCVDGATRNPWALNHSAGGSSGGSAAAVAAGLVPIAHATDGGGSIRVPAASCGLFGLKPSRGRLPMGPAVDEVWAGLAVHGVLSRSVRDTATLLDCVNGPALGDPFHITPPLRPYVSLLNREPGPLRIAVQDRALSGQVTAPAVCAALDEVCRTLETLGHQVTPVVADIGISWEAFVELNARFWSSNTAAWIDAIAAVTGRPVDASTLEPATLGLYRLGQELSATQLLGAMHERNLVTRHMGTLFSKYDVLLTPTLPDVAPIIGQYNAGQETLDGRAWMNRVFSHSPFTAVSNVSGCPAMSMPLAYDVMSGLPIGLQFGAGYGREDTLLQLAAQLETALPWQARRPPVWAGNY, encoded by the coding sequence ATGACCCCGCTTGAATACGCCGAACAGGATGCTGTAGGCCTGGCGCAACTGATTGCCGATCGCCAGGTCAGCCTCACCGAAGTGCGCAGCGCTGCGCTGTCCGCCATCAACGCCCTCAACCCTCGCATAAACGCGGTCATCGAGACGTGGGAAGACGAGCCCCTGCCCGCGTCCGGCCCCTTAAAAGGCGTACCCATGCTGGTCAAGGATCTGGGCCTGACCGTACGCCATCGCCGCAACGAACTCGGCAGCCGTCTGGCGCGTGGCTGTATCGCCGAGGCCGACTCCGAGTTGATGACTCGTTTTCGCCGTGCCGGCCTGCTCACTCTAGGGCGCACCACCACACCAGAACTGGCCGCCAGCACCACCACCGAAAATTGTGTCGATGGCGCGACGCGCAATCCATGGGCCCTGAATCACAGCGCTGGAGGTTCCAGCGGTGGCTCGGCGGCTGCCGTCGCCGCAGGCCTGGTGCCGATTGCCCACGCCACCGATGGAGGTGGATCCATTCGCGTTCCCGCCGCCTCCTGCGGCCTGTTTGGCCTCAAGCCCAGTCGCGGACGCCTGCCCATGGGCCCGGCTGTGGACGAAGTCTGGGCGGGGCTGGCGGTGCACGGCGTGCTCAGCCGTTCGGTCCGAGATACCGCCACCTTGCTGGACTGCGTGAACGGTCCCGCTCTGGGCGACCCTTTCCATATCACGCCACCACTGCGGCCTTACGTGTCGTTGTTGAACCGCGAACCTGGCCCCTTGCGCATTGCCGTTCAGGACCGCGCATTGAGTGGCCAGGTGACCGCGCCGGCAGTATGCGCCGCGCTGGATGAAGTGTGCAGAACCCTCGAAACCTTGGGCCATCAGGTCACCCCGGTAGTCGCTGATATAGGCATCAGTTGGGAAGCTTTCGTGGAACTCAATGCCCGATTCTGGTCCAGCAACACGGCCGCCTGGATCGACGCCATCGCGGCGGTCACAGGCCGTCCTGTCGACGCCAGTACCTTGGAGCCCGCCACTCTGGGCTTGTATCGACTGGGCCAGGAGTTGAGTGCAACACAGCTGCTGGGGGCTATGCATGAACGCAACCTCGTGACTCGGCACATGGGCACGTTGTTCAGCAAGTACGACGTGCTGTTGACGCCTACCCTGCCGGACGTCGCCCCCATCATTGGTCAATACAATGCGGGCCAGGAAACGCTGGATGGGCGCGCCTGGATGAACCGGGTGTTCAGCCATTCGCCGTTTACTGCCGTGTCCAACGTAAGTGGATGCCCGGCCATGTCCATGCCGCTGGCATACGACGTAATGAGTGGTTTACCCATCGGCTTGCAATTCGGGGCGGGCTACGGCCGCGAAGACACGCTATTGCAGCTCGCCGCACAACTGGAGACCGCACTGCCATGGCAGGCCAGGAGGCCCCCGGTGTGGGCAGGGAACTACTGA
- a CDS encoding TetR/AcrR family transcriptional regulator translates to MEKTFRPERVALLPPRERIIDAAQALFVEQGLTRVTVDAIAAQAGSTKMTLYRHFETKEVLVLEWLRLLTEQYSAVLDDLAEQWPAQPGLQLLGFAQFIALDLARSGYRGCPFTNSLAELPDPQHPARQLIEAHKRRQFQRMAILCREAQLPNPVERAQELTFLLEGAQVVAQNKGVDDVAQHLLRMVSKCLEV, encoded by the coding sequence GTGGAAAAGACCTTTCGCCCTGAACGCGTTGCGCTGTTGCCGCCGCGCGAACGCATCATCGATGCCGCACAGGCGTTGTTTGTCGAGCAAGGCCTCACCCGCGTCACAGTGGACGCCATCGCCGCACAGGCGGGTTCGACGAAAATGACCCTCTATCGCCATTTCGAGACCAAGGAAGTGCTGGTGCTGGAGTGGTTGCGCTTGCTCACCGAGCAATACAGCGCGGTCCTCGACGACTTGGCCGAGCAATGGCCAGCGCAGCCGGGGCTCCAGTTGTTGGGATTCGCACAGTTCATTGCTTTGGATCTGGCCCGTTCGGGGTACCGCGGGTGTCCGTTCACCAATAGCCTGGCCGAACTCCCGGACCCGCAACATCCTGCGCGGCAGTTGATCGAAGCGCACAAGCGGCGGCAGTTTCAGCGCATGGCCATCCTGTGCCGTGAGGCTCAGTTGCCGAACCCGGTGGAGAGGGCCCAAGAGCTGACATTCCTGCTTGAGGGCGCCCAGGTCGTGGCCCAGAACAAGGGTGTGGACGATGTTGCGCAGCACCTGTTGCGAATGGTCAGCAAATGCCTGGAGGTCTAG